The following proteins are co-located in the Deltaproteobacteria bacterium genome:
- a CDS encoding DUF4160 domain-containing protein, protein MPSISMFYGLIVYMYFMDTKQHNMPHIHVKYQEHEVIVQIPNGDILDGSLPDSKMKLLQAWIELHKEELMANWTLAVTGEHPYKIDPLR, encoded by the coding sequence ATGCCTTCAATTTCAATGTTTTATGGTCTCATTGTTTATATGTACTTCATGGATACCAAACAGCACAACATGCCACACATTCATGTCAAATACCAAGAGCATGAAGTAATCGTACAAATCCCTAATGGCGACATCCTTGATGGAAGCCTTCCAGATTCAAAAATGAAATTGCTCCAAGCATGGATCGAATTACACAAGGAAGAACTGATGGCAAATTGGACGCTTGCGGTCACAGGCGAGCACCCCTACAAAATTGACCCGCTGAGGTGA